One part of the Haliaeetus albicilla chromosome 27, bHalAlb1.1, whole genome shotgun sequence genome encodes these proteins:
- the NME5 gene encoding nucleoside diphosphate kinase homolog 5 isoform X2, with protein sequence MQMLMPEPQIFVERTLALIKPDVVDKEEEIEDLILRSGFLIVQKRTLQLSPEQCSNFYADQYGKVFFPNLTAYMSSGPLVAMVLARYCAVSYWKELLGPSNSIRARRTHPHSLRAIYGTDDLRNALHGSLSISSAEREIRFMFPEVILEPIPAGQRARDYLNLYVKPTLLAGLTALCKEKPADPMYPSRN encoded by the exons ATGCAGATGCTGATGCCCGAACCTCAGATTTTTGTGGAAAGAACTCTGGCCCTCATCAAACCAGATGTTGTtgataaagaagaagaaatagagGATCTCATTCTCCGATCAGGATTCCTGATCGTTCAG AAACGGACACTCCAGTTAAGCCCAGAGCAATGTAGCAACTTTTATGCAGACCAATATGGAAAAGTGTTTTTTCCCAATTTAACAGCCTATATGAGTTCTGGACCTTTAGTTGCTATGGTTCTTGCCAGATATTGTGCAGTCTCATACTGGAAGGAATTGCTTGGACCATCAAACAGCATAAGAGCGAGGAGAACTCACCCTCACAG CTTAAGAGCAATCTATGGGACTGATGATCTGAGGAATGCACTTCACGGCAGTCTCAgcatttcttcagcagaaagagaaattcGATTCATGTTTCCAGAAG TGATCTTGGAGCCAATTCCAGCTGGACAAAGAGCTAGGGATTACTTGAACCTTTATGTAAAGCCTACATTATTAGCTGGGCTCACTGCACTGTGTAAAGAGAAGCCAGCAGATCCAATG tatCCTTCCAGGAACTGA